Part of the Kamptonema formosum PCC 6407 genome, GGGAGCGATCGCGCCACTCTCGTTCATTTACTCTTCAGCGGGATACTACTCGCTTCAGTTTATGGTTTGGGTCGCCAGTTATTTAACCACCAAGTAGGTCTGTGGGCCGCCGTACTATCCCTACTTTTCCCCGCACTTTATCGCTTTCGCCTGCAATTTTTACTCGACTATCCCCTAACTGCGGCTGTAACTTTGAGCTTTTATTGTCTAACAATGTGGAAAGCAACAGGGGAGATGGGAAGAAGGGGTGCAGGGGTGCAGGGGTGCAGGGGTGCAGGGGAACGGGGGATAATTCCTAATTTAAAATCGGCAGCTTCTTTATTGTGGGCGATCGCATTTGGGCTATCTTTTGGCTTAGCTATTTTAGTAAAGCACACCGCCGTACTCTTTCTGTTTACTCCCCTAGTTTGGCTGGGGATAGCAACAATCAGACAACACGCCTGGGTTAAATTAACTCAGCTAGTAGGTAGTTTATTACTTTCCGCAATCATTTTTGGCCCTTGGGCAAAAACCAATTGGTTGCTGATGCTAACAGCGGGAAAGCGAGCAACAATAGACTCCGCGATTGCAGAAGGAGATCCAGGTCTCAATACTTTAGATGCTTGGATTTACTATTGGAATAAACTACCAGATCAAGTTTCCTGGCCGCTGTTACTCTTTCCATTAGTAGGATTAATCCTCTATACAATTAGACATTTAAAATTACACAAAGGTATCAAAAAAAATTCTCCAATTTCCAACTTACAATCGCCCATATTTCATTCTCTGACTTGGCTAGCAGTTTTTTGGGGCGGAGCCTATTTAATTAGTTCACTCAATATTAATAAAGATGCTCGCTATGTTTTACCATACTTGCCAGTATTATCAATTTTCTTAGCATACTGTCTAACACTATGGCCGCGCCGCTGGGGTCTATTAATTCGTTTTTATACAGTAGGCTTAGCAATGATACTGATGTTTTTAAACATCTGGCCAATAGGAGGTAATTTAGGAAATGTTCTAACACAGTTTCTCAGTCCTGCTGCTCAATATCAAGCGAAATTGGGCAAAGAATGGCCCCACCAAGAAGTAATCTCAGAAATTATTCAAACAGCACCTTATTTACGCTCAACCTTGGGAGTCTTGCCCTCAACACCAGAGATAAACCAGCACAATTTAAACTACTTCGGGGCCCTAGAAAATTTCCAAGTTTACGGCCGTCAGGTAGGAACAAAATTAGAACAAGTACCTCAAGATGTGCGCTCTCTATCTTGGTTTATAACTAAAACTGGCGAACAAGGTTCAATTCGCAAACGCATTAAAAAAGCTCAAGTTGCAATTGTTTCAACTATTGATAAAAGCTTAGATTTCCAATTACAGAAAACTTGGCTATTACCAGACAATACTACCTTAAATCTTTATCATAAACGCTTGTTACCTGTCGAGATTCAGCCTTTAGCAGATCGGCGATCGCAAGTCAGATTAGAACGAGTAATTGTACCCGATCGATCTCTGCCAGGAGTACCGATTCCCGTTACTTATGAATGGTCAGGGCCTTGGGAACAATTGCAGTCTGGTTTAGTGCTGATTACCTGGAAAAATCAACAATCTAATAGCACAAATTATTCAATACCTATATCAAAGTTTATACACGATCACGCTATAGGCAGTGGAGAGTTACATCGCGGCTTTTTAAAGCCGGAGCAATTTGCTATTGGGTTTAAAGTAATTGAAAGAATGGCAATGTTTTCTCCTCTTAATATTGAGTCTGGAACTTATCAGCTAGAAGCTACCTATATTAATCGAGAAACTGGCAATGCTTATTCTATAAATGTACCAAATGCTAGTATTATAATTGAGCGAAAAAGCACAGAAAATAGTTCTCCAAGCAATTCCCAGACTCAGTTATCAGGAGTAAAAGATTCCAAGAATCTTGAGATATTATCTACGAAACCTACTCAAAAATCCCTTGCTAATTCGACCGTACCTGAATTAGATTTCGTGACTCAGCTAAGGATGATGGCGGTTAATTTACCCCAAGGAATAAAAGGATTAGAACCAGTTTTTGAGCAGATTGGGCGGATTAATCAGTACGATCCAATTCAGGATTACACCATTCAGGCAGAACAGGCATTAGAATATAGAATGAAGCTAGAACCCGATAATGTAGAATGGGCTTATGCAGTGGCATTTTCTAGAGTATTACAGCAAAAAGTAGATGGGGCGATCGCAGCTTTGGAACGAGTAACCCAGTTGGACTCTAAAAACCCCAATGCTTATGGTTATCTCGCATTTGTTCATATCTACAATTGGCAGCCTAAAGCGGCTCAAGCTGCTTTAAAAGCTGCTTTAGTTCTCAACCCGAATCAACCAGAAATTCAAGTTCTAAATGGTGTAGCAGCGCTGATGCAAGGTAATTTAATACAAGCTTGGCACGATTTACAAGCTATTAAAAAACTAAAAGTGTAAAAGTTAACCTTGAATATTAAATACAACAAATAAGGAGAGAAGAGGAAAATTTTTCAGCCATTAGCCATTACCAATTACCAATTACCATGACCGACTTAAGAATTGTATCCTTAATTCCTAGTGCAACAGAAATTTTACAAATATTAGGATTAACTGGTTCTATTGTAGGCCGTTCCCATGAATGCGACTATCCCCCAGAAATCCAACAGCTACCAATTTGTACCCAACCTAAATTTAATCCCGAAGGTACTAGCGGGGAAATTCACAACCGCGTGACAGAATTATTGGAAAATGCTCTCAGCGTCTATAAAGTAGAAATAGAAACTCTAGAACAATTGCAGCCTACTCATATTCTCACACAAGCTCAGTGTGAAGTTTGTGCCTGTTCCTTAGTAGAAGTAGAACAAGCAGTTAGTACGCTGGTAAATAGCAAACCTGAAATTATTTCTTTGCAGCCTAATTTACTCGCAGAAGTTTGGACAGATATTCAGCGAGTTGCTGATATCATAGGCGTTGATGGAAAAAGTGCAATTGAACAATTAAAATCCCGCGTTGACGCTATTACTTCTACCTTTTCCCAGCAGGTTAATAGCAATATTCCCACAGTGGCTTGTATTGAGTGGATTGAACCATTAATGGCCGCTGGTAATTGGATTCCCGAATTAGTGACAATGGCTGGAGGGAATTCTTTATTTGGGATTGTAGGTCAACATTCACCTTGGTTGCAATGGGAATCTCTGGTTAAGGCTAATCCAGATGTGATTATTTTCATGCCTTGCGGCTTTGATTTAAACCGCACTCGGATAGAAGCAATGGAAATGCTTAAATACACAGAATGGGAAACTTTGCAAGCTGTTCAAACTGGAAAAGTTTACATCACTGATGGTAATTCTTACTTTAACCGTCCAGGGCCAAGACTGGTAGATTCTTTGGAAATTTTAGCAGAAATACTGCATCCTGAAATTTTTAATTTCGGCTACCAAGGATGGGAACATTTAGAAATTAAACATTAAAAAGCAAAAGTTAAAAAACAAGTAAATTTTGGGGTTTTTAGCCTTTCAATATTCCACAATCTCCCATTTTCATAGGAATCAAGGCCTTTGGATAATATCCACCGAATTATCCCCTTCTGGGCCGAGTTTTTGATATTCTTCTATGGCTTTTTTCTCAAGTTCTTCTTCAGATTCAGATGTTGTCACCTGCCGATCTTCCTCATCAGTCGGCGGTTTACTTTTCTCTGTTTTGTCTTTGTTGGGAAGCACGATATATTTCCTAAAACCTGCAAGTTAGATGGGGAGATCGTATCTATTTTAGGACTTACGCACGATTCATGTAACGCCGTCAAGATGGCAGTGTTAAAGATATTTTGCGTAAGTCCTCTATTTCTAGAATTAGGGCGATCGCCAAAAATTACATCTTCCTACCGGACGAACCTGGAAAAAATTTATTTCACCCAGCCGCCAAATACGGCTAATCCATAATATTTCCAAGGCACTGCCACCGGATCGAATCCTGCTTTTATCAACATCTCTAAATGTACCGACAATGTAGCCAACCGATCGGGATTAGAATAACCATGAGGGATACTATTTCCAATCCGAGCGCGAATTTCTGTTAGCGTTGTGAGCTGTTGAACAGCCCAATCTTCCCGCACAGCTTGATAAATATCTGCCGCGATCGCAGATTCTGCAAGAATCGGGTCAGCATTCCAAAAACAGCCACCAGAAATTAAACTTTCGCGAATACGGTAGAATAACTTAGACTTCATCTCATCCTGGAGATGGTGAATTGCCAGAGATGAAACACAGGCATTAAATTTATTGTCAAGTGTCATTTTTAAGTAAGAGGAGAGATCGCAATAATTATTTGCCCACTCGCCAAAATCTAACTCTATCCCCACCCATCTATCTGCAAAACCTGCTGCTTCAATTTTAGCCTTAGCAAACCGAAGCATACGCGGCGAGTAATCTACAGCAATTATCTGAGTATAGGGGTAGCAGCGAAGCAATTTTAAACTCAGTTCCCCTGTACCACAGCCTAATTCTAAAATCCGCTGATTAGTATTAGCGATACAGCGAACTAACACATCCAGCATTTCATCGTACCGAGGCAAAAGTTGCCGCATTCCCTTGTCAAAATCAGCAGTATTCGCAAAAACTTCTCCGGGAAATATAGAGTTGTCTGTAGAGAGGGAATTAATATCAGAACTCACGATTGCTTCCAAAATAGACTATCGGTATTCTAGCTGAGGAAGGCAAAATTCGAGCGCCACACTGCTAACAGCCGAGTTAAGAGTTACAATTGTGCCTAGTTTCACGGAAAAGCTAAAAATATTGGGAAAGTAAGAGAAAGATCGACTCTTTTAGTTGGGGATATCATGCGCCAGTTAACTTCTCAAACCTGGAACGCCTTTAAAACCCTGTTCTACAGGCAAATTATCCTTGGTCTGACAATTTTGTTCTCAGTAGGCGTGGGGGTAGCAATGGCGAATATGTCGAGTCTGTCGTCGAACCTGATTAAATCCCAAGCACTCCAAAATGCCTCCCTCTATGCTGAGGCGATTAAAGAATCCCGTACTCTTTACAGTTCTGATGTCGTCAGCCGTCTCGCAGGTCGTGAGGGAATTACCGTCACCCACGATTATACTTTGAAAAAAGGAGCAATTCCCGTACCCGTAACTTTCCTGATTGAACTAGGCAAGCAGTTGGGTGAAAACCATCCAGAAATGTCAGTCCGCCTCTATAGCGACTATCCTTTTCCCTCACGCCGAAAACAAGGGGGCCCGAAAGATGATTTTGAGCGAGAGGCACTTAATTATTTAAAAGAACATCCGAAGGAGCAATTTTTTCGCCTTGAGGAATTTCGGGGGAAACCATCATTTCGATATGCAGAAGCAGACCTAATGAAGCCTAGCTGCGTTACTTGTCATAACACTCATCCAGAGAGCCCAAAAACTGACTGGAAGGTGGGGGATGTACGGGGGATTTTAGAGATTACTCAACCTCTCGATCGACCCACTAACCAAACTCGTGCTGGTCTTCGCACCCTGTTTTTAATATTAGCAGGAATTTCCTTTTTAGGCATAACTGGATTAACTTTAGCTGTTCGTAGATTGCGTCAAGATGCCAAGGAGTTAGAGAGGCGCGTTAGGGAACGCACAGCTCAATTACAGCAGGCTAATGAAGAGGTGGTTAAGGAACAAGAAAAATCTGACCGCTTGTTGCTTAGTATCTTACCAGAACCGATTGCGACTAAGTTGAAAAATGGTCAAAGCAGCATTGCCGATGGGTTTGCAGAAGTAACAATTCTATTTGCTGATATAGTAGGATTTACCAAGCTTTCCCAGCAGGTATCTCCTGAAGAGTTGGTTAAGTTGCTAAACGAAATTTTTTCAGCATTTGACCAGCTAACTGGACGGCACGGATTGGAGAAAATTAAGACGATTGGAGATGCTTACATGGTAGTCGGCGGTCTCCCCGAACCCCGCAACGATCACGCTGAAAGTATTGCAGAAATAGCCTTAGATATGCAGCAAGAAGTGGCGCACTTTAATGCTAAGTATAATATGGAAATTAATATTCGGATTGGGATTAATACTGGAGCTGCGATCGCGGGAGTTATTGGTACTAAGAAATTCATTTATGACCTGTGGGGTGATGCTGTAAATACTGCTTCCCGCATGGAATCTCACGGAATTCCAGGGGCAATCCAAGTAACAGAATCAACCTACAATCTTTTGAAACATAAATATCAGTTAGAACCGCGAGGAAATATCAATGTAAAAGGGAAGGGAGAGATGGTTACTTATCTGCTGACTGGCAGATTACTTTGCGATGTACTGGTTTGAGTCAATTTTATGAAGCCTCGGATTTTAACTCTATTAGGTTCCTTCAAAGCCCGCTTGTCTCTGCGAGTAACTTTCTGGGTATTTGTTAGCCTGATTATTATTGAACTTATTATTCTGGTTCCCTCTTATTTCCGCCGAGAAGATGAGCTTTTGTTACAACTAGAGCAAGTTTCTAATGCAAGTATTAACTCCCTAGTGGTCTTGACAAAAACAGATATGTCCGATCGCGATCTTTTTCGGACAAAAGTTAAAAATATTATCACTAATTCTAACATAATTTCAGGAATAGCAATTTATAAGGTTAACGGTGAACCGATCGATACATTAGGCGAAGCACCAGAAATTTCTTTTTCAGAACTCAAAAATGCTAAAATTTTACGCAGGCGCAGCCGAGATGGTTTTAGATATGATGTTGCTTGGACAAATCTCCATTTGGGAGGAAACTATATCTTGATCGTCCGTCACGATGCTACCTCAGTTCAACAGGAATTATACGCATTTACTCTCCGAATTGCTGGTTTGGTTTTGATTATATCTATTTTTGTTACTTCTGGCACAATGGTTGTATTAGGGATTACAGTAATTGCGCCGATACTGAGACTTAGAGATGACTTAATTGCTGCGGGAGATGCCTTAAGCAAAAATGAGAGCAAACCTGACTTTTACTCTTTATCCGTCAAGCGTAAAGATGAACTAGGGGAGGTGATGGAAGCATTTAACCAGATGTTTAATAGAGTATATCAAGAAATTAATCAGCGAAAAAAAGCCGAAGAAATATTACGTTCTGAGCAAGAAAAGTCAGAACGTTTATTGCTAAATATATTGCCAGAGCCGATTGCTGAACGGTTGAAGCAAGGACAAAGTAATATTGCTGATGGGTTTGCAGACGTGACGATTCTTTTTGCTGATATTGTTGGATTTACGGAAATATCATCGCGAGTTTCTCCTCAAGAATTGGTGGATTTGCTGAACAAGATATTTTCAGCGTTTGATGAGTTGAGTGAAAAGTATTGTTTGGAAAAAATTAAGACGATAGGCGATAATTATATGGTAGCTGCTGGTCTACCAGTGCCACACCCAGACCACGCAGAAGCGATTGCTGAGATGGCTCTTGATATGCAGCAGGAAATAGTAAGATTTAGCATTGAATGTGGCAAACCACTAAATATCCGAATAGGGATTAATTCTGGCCCTGTTGTTGCTGGTGTAATTGGTACTAAAAAGTTTATTTACGATCTATGGGGAGATGCAGTAAATACTGCTTCTCGCATGGAATCCCAGGGAATTCCCGGTAAAATTCAAGTCAGTGCTTCAACTTATTATTTGTTGCAAAATAAATATTTATTTGAAGAGCGTGGTATAATTCAGGTGAAAGGTAAGGGCGAAATGACTACTTATTTGCTTACTGGTAGAAAAGTGTAGTGGTGGAGGAATAGTGGAAGAACGCGAGATAGTTACTATCGCAGAGTACCAGCTAACGGCTATATCTTTCCGCGATGGGACTTGGAACCATGATGTATCCCAAAATCGGAATGCTTTGGTGGCCGCCATGCCCCGAAATCCTGGTAAAATTCTGGATGTAGGCTGCGGGCCAGGACGCGATTTAGTGTGGTTTAAAAGTCAAGGAAATATGGCATTTGGTTTGGATGCTACGCCTGCTTTTGTGGAGATGGCAAAAGAGTTATCTGGTTGCGAAGTTTGGCAACAATCTTTTTTTAATCTTGATTTGCCTCTGGCAACTTTTGATGGTATTTTTGCTAATGCTTCTCTCATTCATGTCCCTCGCAATCTCATGGTAAAGGTGTTAAAGGATTTTCACAAATCTTTAGTTCCTGCGGGTGTAATTGTGATGTCTATGTGTCGGGGAAGTTGGGATGGTTACGATGTGCGACCGTCTGGTAAGCGCTATACTGTAGCGTGGGAATATGAAACTTTGGCTCCCTGTTTAGAGCAAGCAGAATTTGATATTATTAAGCATTATTATCGTCCCCCTGGTTTGCCTTGTGCAGATCAGTCTTGGGTGGTGATAGTGGCTAGGAAAAGATAGGAAGAAGGAAGAAGGAAGAAGGAAGAAGGAGGAAGGCTTTAGTTATCTATAGCAATCCTAAATCATTTGTGAATTTCTTACTCCCTCCCCTTAGCAAGGGGAGGGTTGGGGTGGGGTAAAAAATTTACGATTCATTTAGGATTTCTATATCGTTTGATGGTTTGACTTTGATACTCTAATTGTGGCAGAATGTCTTAAGTTTGAAGATTAAAAGGATTAACGATCGTGTCTAAATCTTACGTTTTTTTAGCGGGTGCGAGTCGAGGAGTTGGGCGAGAAATTGCTAAATATCTGACCTCGAAACAGATAAATGTGAAAGCAATTTTGCGTTCATCTGATAGTCGCAATGAATTAGAGGCGATGGGTATTAAAGTAGCAATTGGCGATGCTTTAGATGCTGTCGCTGTCGAAGCAGCGATGAGTAACGGCGAGTCTATTTCTACTGTAATTAGTACGATTGGTGGTTTGCCAAAAGATGGGGAAAGGGCGGATTATTTGGGTAATAAGAATTTAATTGATGCGGCGGTAAAAGCGGGAGTGCAAAAGTTTATTTTAGTTTCTTCTATTGGTAGTGGCAATAGTGTGGTAGCTTTATCGCCTCAAGCTTTGGAAACTTTAGGGCCTGTTTTGGTGGAGAAAGAAAAGGCAGAAAAGCATCTGATTGCAAGTGGATTGATTTATACTATTATTCGTCCAGGGGGATTGAAGTCTGAACCTGCTACGGGTAATGGGGTTTTGACTGAGGATTATCAAATTTCTGGGATGATCCACCGTGCAGATGTGGCACAATTAGTTGGTCAGTGTGTTGTTAGCGATCGCACCAATAATAAGGTATTCTCAGCAGTAGATCGGAATCAGCTTTTTGTCAATCAAACTATTGATGAGTTTAGTTTGAGTTGAAGGGTTCGATCCAATGGCGTTGGATGGTAAAATCTAGAACAATGGCAGCGATCGCAAACATCAGCATACTTTCCAACGCCAGCGCAGCATAAAACCCGATATTTTTGGCAAGTAAGATGCTAGTATGACCCGATAATTCTACATCTACCTGGGCTAATCCCCGCACCAGTCCGAAGGCTAATACTACACCAGCTTTGAGTTGCGGGTTAGTGTCGCGGCGGATGGCGTAGCGGTAGGTGACACCGAAGAGAAAACCGGAAATAGAGGCGATCGCACATCTTACTACTAAGTTTAAGTCAATCGCTGTGGTTTGCAGTCTCGTTAGGGCTTCCCAGTTTGGTAGTATGATATTGTTCGCGATCGCCACAAGGACAAAGGCTAACAGTAGCGACAACGCCGCTAGAGTACCTGCTTTCAGAGATTCTAACCGTTCTGCGGTGCTAAAGTTTGAGGAATCATTCACAATGGGCTAATGCTGTAGATGGCTCAAAGTGAAATATAATCTAGAATTGAAGTCATTTTGTACCTTTTTTAAAGCACTGCTATGGATATTCTTTCACTAGGTTGGGTTGGACTTACCGTTGTATTCACGTTCTCGATTTCGATGGTAGTTTGGGGACGCAACGGTTTCTAGATTGCAAATTATACCAAATCCGGTTTTATTGCTTTCCTTTTTTTGAGTCCGCATTAGCGGACTTTGTTTGTCAAGATGCGATTTCCCATCGCCAAGAAAAGATAGTTTTATCATCGGATTTGGTATTACTTGATGAGGCAAGCATTTTGCTTGTCTTCTGTTTTATTATTCCATAATTTTACTTAAAAATATCCGTAACGCCGCCATCTTGGCGGTGACTTTACCGCCAAGATGGCGGCGTTACGCAAAGTGTACCCCAATTAGCAATTAGCAATTATAAAACAACCCTAATTTACCCGTTCCGCTAATTCTAACCAACGTTCAGTACCAATCTCAATCGCGTGGGTTAATTCGGCTAAACGATCGGAAAGTTTTTGTACCTCAGTGAAACCACCAGGAGGATTTTGATAAAGTACCTTTTCAATTTCTGCTTTTTCCGCTTCCATTTGGGGAATTTCAATCTCTAGTTTCTCATATTCACGCTTTTCTTTAAAGGAAAGCTTGCCAGTTTTAGCCGTTGTTATAGATGCAGAAACCGCTGTTCCTGATTTCTGCTTTGAGTCCTTAACTTGAGATGCTAAAAGTTTAGCTTCAGTTTCTTCCTCCTGCTTTTTATAATCTAAATAGATTGAATAATTGCCGGGATATAAGCGCAGAGTCCCCCCCGGTTCAAAAGCGAAAACCATATCAATTGTGCGGTCAAGAAAATAGCGATCGTGGGATACTACAATTACACAACCATTAAAATCTTCGAGATAGTCTTCTAGTACCGCCAAAGTTTGCACATCTAAATCATTTGTTGGTTCATCTAAAATTAACAAATTCGGCGCACTCATCAACACCCGTAACAAAAATAACCGCCGCCTTTCACCGCCAGATAGTTTATGAATCGGCGCATATTGTTGATTAGGTTCAAACAAAAATCGCTCTAACATTTGCGAAGCAGTAATAATACTACCATCTGCGGTTGTCACTAATTCTGCTACACTTTTCAGATATTCAATTACTCGTTGATCTTCATTCATCAGTAGATCGTCTGAGTGCTGATCGAAATACCCAATATGGATAGTAGAACCAATTTCTACCTTACCCGAATCTGGCTTTACCCGTCCGGTAATAATGTCCATCAGAGTAGATTTTCCAGCACCATTACTACCAATAATGCCGATGCGATCTTCTGGAGTAAAATTGTAGGTAAAGTCTTTAATTAAGGTGCGATCGTTGTAGCCTTTACAGATATTTGTAAGCTCAACAACTTTCTTACCAATGCGACGACCAGCAGTAGAAATATCAACCTTTCCCTGAGCTTTTTTGAACTCCTGTTCTTGCATTTCCCGAATGCGATCTATCCGGGCTTTTTGCTTGGTACTTCGAGCTTTCGGCCCTTTTTTTAACCATTCCAATTCTCGCCGTAATACGCCTTTATACTTACGCTGCGTACTACTTGCTGATTCTTCAGCGGCAGCTTTTTTTTCTAAGTAGTAAGCATAGTTACCAGAGTAAGCATAAAGATCTCCGCGATCTATTTCTAAAATCCGATTAGTTACGCGATCCAAAAAGTAGCGATCGTGGGTGATCAGTAATAATGCACCTCGGTAACGATTTAAATAGTTTTGCAACCACTCAACAGAGAGTGCATCGAGGTGATTAGTAGGTTCATCCATTAGTAATACATCGGGTTCTGACAACAAAGCCGTTGCGAGGGCAATTCGCTTGCGATAGCCGCCAGACAGGTCGCTAATTTTGGCTTCAAAATCATCAATTCCTAATTTACTCAGAATGAGTTTAGCATTAGTTTCTAGTTCTAAAGCGCCGAGTTCTTCCATACGTTGAAAAACGATGGAAAGCCGCGCCATAAGTTTTTCTG contains:
- a CDS encoding class I SAM-dependent methyltransferase, producing MEEREIVTIAEYQLTAISFRDGTWNHDVSQNRNALVAAMPRNPGKILDVGCGPGRDLVWFKSQGNMAFGLDATPAFVEMAKELSGCEVWQQSFFNLDLPLATFDGIFANASLIHVPRNLMVKVLKDFHKSLVPAGVIVMSMCRGSWDGYDVRPSGKRYTVAWEYETLAPCLEQAEFDIIKHYYRPPGLPCADQSWVVIVARKR
- a CDS encoding cobalamin-binding protein, with the translated sequence MTDLRIVSLIPSATEILQILGLTGSIVGRSHECDYPPEIQQLPICTQPKFNPEGTSGEIHNRVTELLENALSVYKVEIETLEQLQPTHILTQAQCEVCACSLVEVEQAVSTLVNSKPEIISLQPNLLAEVWTDIQRVADIIGVDGKSAIEQLKSRVDAITSTFSQQVNSNIPTVACIEWIEPLMAAGNWIPELVTMAGGNSLFGIVGQHSPWLQWESLVKANPDVIIFMPCGFDLNRTRIEAMEMLKYTEWETLQAVQTGKVYITDGNSYFNRPGPRLVDSLEILAEILHPEIFNFGYQGWEHLEIKH
- a CDS encoding glycosyltransferase family 39 protein yields the protein MAEKHEDKGYRSLLPLAIIWLIAAASDRLWFALDRSVPAWDQAEYLTGTLNYWRVLQHPQWLSGEWWTNFWLLSSKIPPLTYILTVPFLNLFGLGSDRATLVHLLFSGILLASVYGLGRQLFNHQVGLWAAVLSLLFPALYRFRLQFLLDYPLTAAVTLSFYCLTMWKATGEMGRRGAGVQGCRGAGERGIIPNLKSAASLLWAIAFGLSFGLAILVKHTAVLFLFTPLVWLGIATIRQHAWVKLTQLVGSLLLSAIIFGPWAKTNWLLMLTAGKRATIDSAIAEGDPGLNTLDAWIYYWNKLPDQVSWPLLLFPLVGLILYTIRHLKLHKGIKKNSPISNLQSPIFHSLTWLAVFWGGAYLISSLNINKDARYVLPYLPVLSIFLAYCLTLWPRRWGLLIRFYTVGLAMILMFLNIWPIGGNLGNVLTQFLSPAAQYQAKLGKEWPHQEVISEIIQTAPYLRSTLGVLPSTPEINQHNLNYFGALENFQVYGRQVGTKLEQVPQDVRSLSWFITKTGEQGSIRKRIKKAQVAIVSTIDKSLDFQLQKTWLLPDNTTLNLYHKRLLPVEIQPLADRRSQVRLERVIVPDRSLPGVPIPVTYEWSGPWEQLQSGLVLITWKNQQSNSTNYSIPISKFIHDHAIGSGELHRGFLKPEQFAIGFKVIERMAMFSPLNIESGTYQLEATYINRETGNAYSINVPNASIIIERKSTENSSPSNSQTQLSGVKDSKNLEILSTKPTQKSLANSTVPELDFVTQLRMMAVNLPQGIKGLEPVFEQIGRINQYDPIQDYTIQAEQALEYRMKLEPDNVEWAYAVAFSRVLQQKVDGAIAALERVTQLDSKNPNAYGYLAFVHIYNWQPKAAQAALKAALVLNPNQPEIQVLNGVAALMQGNLIQAWHDLQAIKKLKV
- a CDS encoding ABC-F family ATP-binding cassette domain-containing protein translates to MTLFTLRSLNKDFGIKEILKDASFSLDEGDKVGLIGTNGSGKSTLLKMIAGLEPIDSGEVWVNSGAKIAYLPQQPDLDENHTVLEQIFADSGEKMAAVREYEEISDKLTHGHGDTEKLMARLSIVFQRMEELGALELETNAKLILSKLGIDDFEAKISDLSGGYRKRIALATALLSEPDVLLMDEPTNHLDALSVEWLQNYLNRYRGALLLITHDRYFLDRVTNRILEIDRGDLYAYSGNYAYYLEKKAAAEESASSTQRKYKGVLRRELEWLKKGPKARSTKQKARIDRIREMQEQEFKKAQGKVDISTAGRRIGKKVVELTNICKGYNDRTLIKDFTYNFTPEDRIGIIGSNGAGKSTLMDIITGRVKPDSGKVEIGSTIHIGYFDQHSDDLLMNEDQRVIEYLKSVAELVTTADGSIITASQMLERFLFEPNQQYAPIHKLSGGERRRLFLLRVLMSAPNLLILDEPTNDLDVQTLAVLEDYLEDFNGCVIVVSHDRYFLDRTIDMVFAFEPGGTLRLYPGNYSIYLDYKKQEEETEAKLLASQVKDSKQKSGTAVSASITTAKTGKLSFKEKREYEKLEIEIPQMEAEKAEIEKVLYQNPPGGFTEVQKLSDRLAELTHAIEIGTERWLELAERVN
- a CDS encoding class I SAM-dependent methyltransferase; the encoded protein is MSSDINSLSTDNSIFPGEVFANTADFDKGMRQLLPRYDEMLDVLVRCIANTNQRILELGCGTGELSLKLLRCYPYTQIIAVDYSPRMLRFAKAKIEAAGFADRWVGIELDFGEWANNYCDLSSYLKMTLDNKFNACVSSLAIHHLQDEMKSKLFYRIRESLISGGCFWNADPILAESAIAADIYQAVREDWAVQQLTTLTEIRARIGNSIPHGYSNPDRLATLSVHLEMLIKAGFDPVAVPWKYYGLAVFGGWVK
- a CDS encoding adenylate/guanylate cyclase domain-containing protein yields the protein MKPRILTLLGSFKARLSLRVTFWVFVSLIIIELIILVPSYFRREDELLLQLEQVSNASINSLVVLTKTDMSDRDLFRTKVKNIITNSNIISGIAIYKVNGEPIDTLGEAPEISFSELKNAKILRRRSRDGFRYDVAWTNLHLGGNYILIVRHDATSVQQELYAFTLRIAGLVLIISIFVTSGTMVVLGITVIAPILRLRDDLIAAGDALSKNESKPDFYSLSVKRKDELGEVMEAFNQMFNRVYQEINQRKKAEEILRSEQEKSERLLLNILPEPIAERLKQGQSNIADGFADVTILFADIVGFTEISSRVSPQELVDLLNKIFSAFDELSEKYCLEKIKTIGDNYMVAAGLPVPHPDHAEAIAEMALDMQQEIVRFSIECGKPLNIRIGINSGPVVAGVIGTKKFIYDLWGDAVNTASRMESQGIPGKIQVSASTYYLLQNKYLFEERGIIQVKGKGEMTTYLLTGRKV
- a CDS encoding SDR family oxidoreductase produces the protein MSKSYVFLAGASRGVGREIAKYLTSKQINVKAILRSSDSRNELEAMGIKVAIGDALDAVAVEAAMSNGESISTVISTIGGLPKDGERADYLGNKNLIDAAVKAGVQKFILVSSIGSGNSVVALSPQALETLGPVLVEKEKAEKHLIASGLIYTIIRPGGLKSEPATGNGVLTEDYQISGMIHRADVAQLVGQCVVSDRTNNKVFSAVDRNQLFVNQTIDEFSLS
- the petN gene encoding cytochrome b6-f complex subunit PetN; translated protein: MDILSLGWVGLTVVFTFSISMVVWGRNGF
- a CDS encoding adenylate/guanylate cyclase domain-containing protein → MRQLTSQTWNAFKTLFYRQIILGLTILFSVGVGVAMANMSSLSSNLIKSQALQNASLYAEAIKESRTLYSSDVVSRLAGREGITVTHDYTLKKGAIPVPVTFLIELGKQLGENHPEMSVRLYSDYPFPSRRKQGGPKDDFEREALNYLKEHPKEQFFRLEEFRGKPSFRYAEADLMKPSCVTCHNTHPESPKTDWKVGDVRGILEITQPLDRPTNQTRAGLRTLFLILAGISFLGITGLTLAVRRLRQDAKELERRVRERTAQLQQANEEVVKEQEKSDRLLLSILPEPIATKLKNGQSSIADGFAEVTILFADIVGFTKLSQQVSPEELVKLLNEIFSAFDQLTGRHGLEKIKTIGDAYMVVGGLPEPRNDHAESIAEIALDMQQEVAHFNAKYNMEINIRIGINTGAAIAGVIGTKKFIYDLWGDAVNTASRMESHGIPGAIQVTESTYNLLKHKYQLEPRGNINVKGKGEMVTYLLTGRLLCDVLV